GATTTCTTTGTATTGTGGAAGGTTGGCTTCGATCTTACGATGTCTGATCTCTCCTTCAGGCAGCAAGATCTTATAGTTGTATGTTCTCTCAAGACGGTGGCAGATATCTTCCAGTGTGGTTTCAGAAAATATCAGTTCTCCATCTTTCCAGGCCGTATAGATCTCTGTATCTACTTTACGTACCCGGGTATTGTCATACGGTGCTTTGCTTGTCAGTTGATCTCCCGGTTGCAGGTAAGTGCTGTCCCCCTTATGATGCACTACTATCTTACCCTGTACCAGTGTTGCTGCGATGTTATTTTCGTACGTATTTATATTAAAAGCTGTCCCTAATACTTTTATTGATGCATGATCACTTTGCACTGTAAATGGCCGTGCTGCATCGGCTGCGACTTCAAAATAGGCCTCTCCTTCCACCGTCACAGCACGGCTGTCAGCCGGAAACACAGATGGATACCGTAGGCGGGTGTCCGCATTCAACCATACCTTTGTACCATCTGACAGCACCAGGTGATAGGTATACCCTCTGGGTACTATCAGTGTGTTATAGGAGATATGCGTTGCGGTCTGTTGACCCTGCTCATATATCAGTGCTTCATTACTGGCTATGGCGGTGCCGCTGAGCTTTCTGAGTGTATCCAGTACGATCGCTTCTCCTTCTGCTGTCAGCAATGTAATGGCAGATGGCGATTCCTTTTCGGTTGATTGTACAGCTGTTTGTCGTGGCTGTTGGTCTGCAGCTCTGAAATAATACCAGCCCCCCCCCGCCAGTAATAATACTGCAGCTGCAGCAGCGTATTTCCACATTGGGCGGACCTTGCGTCTTACCGGCATTGTCCAGTCAGGGTCCTGCTGCGTCAGCCGCTGCGTCAACGCCTCCCAGCCTTCGGCTATGTCAGCCTTCGCCCACTCCTTCAGATCCAGCTGCTCTTTCATGAACATATAGTCGCGCAGCAACGCCTGCTCTGCATCATTCAGATCAGTGTAATCCTGCGGTTGACCATTTTCCAGATAACGGAGCAGTTTATCGTTGTCGATATTCTTTTTACTGTTGTCCATGGGCTACTACTATTATGACAGGCGAGGTATAAAAAAGGGTGACTGTCCTCCGTCACTTTTTTTAAAAAAATATGGTGGTATAGAATATTTTAATGATTGTCAGTGAGATAAGCAGCTTTTCCAGCCTTTCACGTTCTTCTCTCAACGTCTCATACGCTTTGCGCAACTGGGTTTTTACGGTATTGACAGAGATTTCCAGCATCGCGGCAATTTCGCTGTACTTATAGCCATCGCCATTGCTCAGCAGGAAAATCCTGCGCCGTTGTTCCGGCAGGCGCTGTATGGCCTGTAATAATCCGGCCTTCAGCTGATCATCTTTATGTAGTATGGCATGCTCACCCTGCGGATCATAGGTCTCCGGGGCAGCAGAAGCGATAGTATGTTTGGTACGGGTAGTGTTGCTGTTGATGTAATTAATGACACCATTACGAATAGAGCGGAAGGCGTATTTTTCGAAGCTATCTGGTGTAGGTAGGGTATCCCGCTTCCCCCAGCAACGGAAAAAGAAATCCTGCACTACGTCTTTTGCTGCTTCCATATCTTTCAGGTAGCTATAGGCGAAAAGGCATAATGGTTGATAATGGTCCCTGAACAATTGTTCATACCGTTCTCTCTCTGTCCACTGCTCGTGCATCGTCTTTTTTTAGCGGAGGCACAAAATAAAGAAGAAATTAGGAATTAGAAATCAGGAATCAAGAATTGGTTTGGCGCATAGCCGTATAAAGACGCATGTAGAGATACAAGAGGCGTCATTAAACACTGATTAATAATTTATTTATAAATATGTAAATTTATAATAACCAAGCAATTCCTGGTTAAATAAAACGGCTGCTTCGTTCTCTGAAGCAGCCGTTTATCATATTCAGTTTATAACCTCGGATCTACCGGCTCACTTTCCAATGCCAGCAATCCGAACACGCACTGGTGTACTTTCCGCAATGGCTCCTTTGCTACAAAATGCTCCACCGCCTGCACACCCAGGGCAAACTCCTTCAATGCAAGCGAGCGTTTGCCACTCAGCCCTCTCTTCTTTAACCGGGTCAGATTGCCCTCCACCGTATATTCAGGGCCGTATATAATACGCAGGTATTCTCTTCCCCTGATCTTGATAGCCGGCTGCAACAAACCTTTGCTACCCCTTTCAATGAAAGACCGTGACTTGACCACCATACCTTCTCCTCCTTTTTCTGTCAGGGCTTCCCACCAGCGGACTGCAGCTGTAACACTGTCTTCGTCATCCAGGTCTACCAGCTTCCACGCTGTAGGGAACAGCGGATTGCCGTCTCCACCACAGTAACGGCCGATGGTGTCCATATGCCATACATGGTCTTTGTCAAAGTAGCTCTTGCCTTCTGTAGCTATGATATGAAAAGGTGCCAGTTGATAATCCGTCAGCGATTTTACTTCCCAGCAGTATTGTCTGTAGGCATCCCTGAACTGGTCACACATTTCGGCTCTTGCACTATAATCCTGCAATAGGGGTGCGATGCCCGGATTTTCCGTCTCCCGCAACGTCGCCACCGCTGCATGCATGGCATGTACGGCCGCCGTACCTGTTGCCGCATACTGGTGTTGAAGCAGTCCCTGCGCTTTCGCGTTCCAGGGCATCAGTTCACAGTCAAGGCATACCCAGTCGGTCTCCATCTCATCCCAGAAGTTGCGGGTGGTCAGTGCTTCCTGTACCATTGTCAGAAACGCCTGTTCCATCGTTTTGTCTGTGAAGAACGCCCTACCTGTACGGGTATAGCAGGTGCCTACGGCGCCATCGTCTATACCAAAGCGGCTGGCTATAACAGTACTGTCTTTCGCAACGATGACCACGGCCCTTGACCCCATATGCTTTTCTTCACATACCACCTGCCGGATATCGTTCTTTTTATAGTAACTGAACGCACCTGCCGGATGCTCCAGGTAGTCAGGCAATGTACTGGTTTCAGAAGGCGACATAGTTGGCGGCAGATAGATCAGCCATTTGGGATGGATGCTGAAACGACTCATTGTCTCCAGTGCAGCCGTGGTATATTCCTCACGAACGGTCACCAGATTAAGGAGACGTGTTTCAATCAGCTGTTTGCCCATCAGGTCTTCTATGTCCAGCACATCATCCTGATCATGCTGCAGGTTGTTCCCCGTACCCGGTATCCGGAGGGGACGTGCAGATTCCACGTAGGTGGCCAATGAGGGCACGTTCACCAGTTGTTTTTCAGGATAGCGCAAGGCGGTCAGTTTTCCGCCAAATACGCAACCAGTGTCTATATCTATTGTATTGTTAAACCACTGTGGTTCATACACGGGGGTATGGCCATACACTACCTGGGCTTTCCCCTTGTACCCGGCTGCCCAGTTATACCTTACCGGCAAACCAAACTCATCGATCTCTCCGGTTGTTTCACCATAGAGACAAAATTCTCTCACAGCGCCTGAGCCTCTTCCCTGCATTTCTTCCTTGAGTCCTGCATGTGCTACTACCAGCTTGCCACCATCCAGTACGTAGTGACTGATCAGGCCATCAAGGAACTGTTTCAGTTCACTGATAAAGCTGTCGTCCTCTCCTCCCAGCTGTTCTACAGTGGCTTTCAGTCCATGCGACAACTGTACGTTATTGCCCCGCAGATATTTAAGCAGTTTCATGTCATGATTGCCGGGTACACATAATGCCTGATTGCTCTTTACCGCCCGCATTACCAGCTTAAATACCGACGGACTATCCGGTCCTCTGTCACAAAGATCGCCCAGGAAGACCAGCTTTCGGCCCGGTAGTACATCCACCGTATGCGTAGCTGCGTCCACTGTGTGCCCCAGCTTTGTAAGCAGGCTACATAGTTCGGTATAACAACCATGGACATCTCCGATAATATCGAAAGGACCATGCTCAGCTTTGCGGACGTTCCACAAAGGCTCCCGCTCTATGCCTGTTACAGCAGCAACCTGTTCCTCATTACGCATTTCAAAGATCTTTCTGAACCCTTCATCTTTCAGTCTGCCAAGCCCCCGGCGTAACAGACTGATATGACTCGTCACTACATGTGCAGGCAGGTTCCTATCCGTCCGCATTTCATTGCGTTCAATACATACTTTATCCGGCATATTCAATACGATCGCTACTGGCAATGTGTGATACTCTCTGGCCAGTGCGACCAGTTTCTTTCTGTCTTCCGACCTTACATTGGTCGCATCTACTACTGTCAGCAATCCGCGCTTCAGTCTTTTACCGACAATATAAAAAAGCAGGTCGAATGCATCATCTGATGCGTCCATCGTATTTTCACTATTACTCACCATCTCCCGGCAGCTGTCACTGCTGATCACTTCACCTTTGCCAAACCATCGCCTGGCAAAAGTGCTTTTCCCTGACCCTGTGGCTCCCACTAGTACGATCAATGATAGCTCAGGCACCGTTATCTTCATATTATCCATTTAGTCGCTTATACAAATATTGAGGTTTTAATTTTCTTCTGTGACAGCCGATTTTACGAAGACAGCCATCTGTGTAGGCGCGCCAACATGCTCCGCTTCTTCTCCAACAGGTTTGATAGTATACGTATACCCATATGTCGCACTTACTTTCTCACACCATTGGGCGAATTGTGCCCGTGTCCATTCAAAACGGTGATCCCGGTGCCTCAGCAGTCCTTCGTCTTCTGTAAAAGTGACATTCCATTCCTTGTTAGGTGTAGTCACTATCAGCTTACCCGGTGCTGCATATCCGAAGACACATTTCTCCAGTGCACGCAGTCTGTCGGGATCGAGGTGTTCAATCACTTCTACCAGGGCTGCTGCATCAAAACCTTCTATCCGGCGGTCTCTGTATACCAGCGAACCCAGGATCATTTTCAGCCGCTTTTTCTGATTATCTGGCAACTGATCATATCGTAGTCTGCTATAGGCTATTTCCAGACTGCGGGACGACACATCCATACCGGTAATATGCGTCAGTTGCGGGTATTGCAGCAGGAGCTTTAGCAGCTTCCCTTCTCCGCAACCCAGATCTACAACCGATTTAACGGGTGTACTTAACAGCTCTTCGCATACCTGCTGTAACCTGGATGCATGTAAGGTAGGCTTAGGCAGTTCCGGTTCACGGGCGATTTCCCCATTCAGGATCTCTTCCGGCAGATCATCCTTCATCAGCATTGTCATCGCATCATTCAGCAACGTGGACTTATGGCGGAGGTAACGCTTTGTGATCAGCTCACGCTCCGGATGTATCTCCAGCCAGCCTTTCCCTTTTACCAGCAGTTTATCTACCTCTTCCCGGTTGATGAAGTAATGCTTGTCGTTATCCAGCACTGGCAGCAGAATATACAGATGGGACAATAATAGCTGCAATGTGATCGTATTTGTCAGGGTGACATTGAAGTAGTTGCTTTTGCCCCATCCGGGGAAGTTTGGATCCAGCGCATGCTGTTCTGCCGCAATCGTATAACCCAGCGGCGCAAATAACTTACGTAATACGACTTCACCACCGCTGACACGCAACACTGATATTTTCACTTCCAGTGGTAATGGCAGATCCACCAGTTCCTGTTTATCCTTACACTTGCCATTCAGTGCAGAAGTATATGCTTTTGAAATCGCATTACTCATGATGGAAGAGGCAACGTATGGCCGGTCATTTACGTATTGTTCCAATGCAAAAGCATTGCCAGCGGGACCACCGTTGGGGCGTACCAGCCCAACAGGATCAATATCCAGTAACAATGCGCAGGTGCATTCCTGCTCATTTGCCACAGGATAAAATATATGTGCTTTCCCTTTCGCCAGTTCTATCTCCTGCACCTTCGCCGGATGCTTGTGCAGCAGGTAGCCCAGGTCCGTCGCGGGTGTATGTCTCGTTGTAATCGTTAGTAACATCTTATTTATTATTGTCAGTGTAAAGATGTGGAGCATGTGCGTAGTCTTTTTGCGCAGGCCCTGATTATTTTCTAAAGACGTTCCACATGAACCACTATCAATTGACAATCAACACCTGTTTCTATCTGTGAAGTCCCTGATTCAGTTTCCAGATCACAAAAAAACCTATCGCAGCCAGGATAAAATACACCCACCACCATTTGACCATATGTGGTGTCGTATCATCGTGTTCGTCATGATCGTGGTCATGCTCATGTTCATCAGATTCCTCGTAATACATGAAGATCTCCCAGTAGTAGTTCTCTACTTCAGCTTCCGTCAGCGTTCTCTCGGTACCATCTTTTTGATAGCGGGTACCAACTAGTAACCCCAGCTCATTTTTCTCGATCAGTTCATCCAGCGCGCGCACCAGTTGCGCCCCTTCTTCATTGGAAAGCGGCCCGTTTTCCAGGTATTTTTTCAGTTGTTCCCTGATTTCTTGTAATTCCATACGCCAATTTATAAAACATTCCGCACCAGCGGCTATTTCCTGCATGATAACTTGTCATCACATTCCTATTGCCATATTGGAAATAGCAGGTACCTTTAAGCTGAAAACTCAACAGGATATGCAATTCAGACAAATACCCCCACCGGCATACCTGAAAGACTATATTCGGTATTTCTGGGTAATGGAAAGTCACGATACCAACGTTTCCGCCGCCACTTTCCGCACCATTGCGGACGGCAGTCCCGGACTTATTTTCCAGCACCCCGGGCAGGGCGTCCTGTTTCAGAATAACAAACAATTGCCCGGTACCATTCTCTACGGACAAGCCACCCGCCATGCCGAGCTCCGGATCAGTGGCAGTTTCAACACCATTGGCATCTTCTTTTATCCGCATGCACTCAAGACCATCTTTGGACTCAATGCCAATGAACTCACGGATAGTTGCCTGGATCTTGATCTGCTGTCGGGCGCTAAAGATTATCACCTGTCCGCCCAACTGACCGATCTCACTTCTTGCGGGGACAGAATAGATACAATCTGCTCCTTCCTGCTAGCACAGCTTACCCGGCATGACCAATATGCTGACAAGGCTATGTACCATGCACTGGAACGCATCAGAGAGGCCAACGGCAATATCTCAGTGAAAATACTACGGGAGGAATTACAGTTGTCCGAGAGAAGCTTTGAACGAAAGTTCAAGCAACATGTAGGCGTAACACCGAAACTCTTCGCAAGGATCGCACAGTTCCAGGCTAGCATGCAACTACTCCGCCAGCGCGATTATAATAAGCTGTCCGATATTGCTTTTGAAAATGACTATGCGGATCAGTCCCACTTCATACGCGCCTTTAAAGAATTTGCCGGCACGTCTCCCTTCCAGTTCAGAAAACAATCCGAAGAACTGATAGACAACTTGTCTATTATCACAAAATAGGCAATGCATTGCCCGGCCAGGTAGTCTTACAGATGGCCTGTTGACTGGCATCTACAAAAAAGAATCTCCGGCTACAGAGAAAAAACTAAAAATGAAGATCTCGCGGGCAGATGTGGCGGGCTTTATGTTGCATCAGCTCACGGATAATACGTATCTGCATAATACGGCAGGATTGTCTTACTAACTTACTCCAATGCTTCTGCCTGCCTTACGTGGCATAGTTTTTCGTGCCAATACGCTGGAATCGACGTTTGTAAAACACATAAAATGCAGGATATGAAAGCAATTGAAATACATTCATTCGGCGGGCCGGAAGTATTGCAGGTTGAAGAAGTACCAATCCCTGACATCAGGACGGATGAAGTCCTGGTGAGGGTGTATGCAACGAGCGTAAATCCGGTGGACTGGAAAATCAGAGAAGGACATATGGGTGACCGCAATCTGCCTTTCGTGCCGGGCTGGGACCTGTCTGGTGTGGTAGAAGAAACCGGCATAGATGTCAAAGACTTTAAAAAAGGAGATGAAGTGTACACCCGGCCTGACGTTAAACGTGATGGTACCTACGCAGAGTATATCTGTGTAAAAGCAAGCGAACTGGCCCGTAAGCCGGACTCCATTGATCATGTGAATGCGGCCGCTATTCCGTTGGCAGGACTGACCGCCTGGCAATGCCTCTTTACCCATGGACATCTGGAATCCGGACAGAAAGTACTGATACATGGCGCTTCGGGTGGTGTAGGCACCTTTGCCGTGCAGTTTGCCAAGTGGAAAGGCGCGTATGTGATGGCGACTGCATCTGAAAAGAACCATGCTTTTCTGAAAGAGCTGGGCGCAGATGAAGTGATCGACTATCATCAGCCAGGTTATGAAGACACGATCAGCAGTGTCAATCTGGTCATCGATACCATCGGTGGCGAAACACAGCAGCATTCCTTACGTTATATCATGCCCGGCGGCACACTGGTGACTACCCTGAAACCGGAGAACCATGCAGTGTTCGAAGAAAAAGGAATACGACTTACCGGAATGATGACGACCACTGATACAGACGACCTGGCGGCTATCGCGAAACTGGTAGATGAAGGGAAAGTGAAACCGGTGATTGCAGCAGTGCTACCACTTGAAGAGGCGGAAAAAGCACAGCGCATCAATGAGGAAGGCCATGTAAGAGGGAAGATTGTATTGAAGGTAACACCACACCATTAAACTATTTTCTACAATACAATCTCTTTACCTACCTCCAGCTCATACGCCTCTTTATCTTTCTCAAAGATCCTTGCGGACAAAGCTCCTTCCAGCGTGATCCGTTTATCTTTTATCCTGATCCAGCTGCCTTCTCTTAATCCTAATACCGGCAGATCCTGCTGTACCTGAAACTCCCTGATACGCGTCTCTCTCGTTTCCCCCATATGTGGCAGATCGGGGATCGGATCCAGGTAATGCGGATTGAGATTGAACGGGATAAGCCCCATCGTCTGGAAACTAGGTGGATATACGATCGGCATATCATTTGTCGTCTGCATATTCACACCCCCGATGTTACTACCTGCACTGGTGCCCATATATGGTTTGCCCTTCTCCACTTCTGTACGTAATACATCCATCAGTCCCAGATCGTGCAATTGTTTCACCAGCAGGAAGGTATTACCTCCGCCCGTAAAAAAAGCCTGTCCGTTCCTGATCGCATCCGCTGGCTGTGTGAATGTATGCAAGCCGCGTAGCGTAAAACCGGCTGCTGCAAAAACACCAGCTGCCTTTTCGGTATATGCATCATGAGAAATACCACCCGGACGGGCGTAAGGAATAAAGATCACTTCCGTAACACCGGCAAACAACTCCTTCATCACTGGTAGCAGGTAAGAAAGGTACGACTCTCCATGTAATGTAGAAGTACTGGCTAAAAGGACATTTTTCATAGGATGCAAGATAAAGAGATAACGGGAATTTAGGGACAGGTAAGAATTCAAATACACTAGTCAGGGTAAAATTAAATCGAACGAACTTATTTCTGAAAAAAGTCGTGGTTGATTACCTGGATGTAGTTTGCCTTTTATCCTTAAATATGAATCAGCAGTCATGTGGGAAATATCGGCCATCTTGTAGTGTTCTGCATTTAATATAATGCGGGCGCGGATAACCTCACTATCTTTATATAAATTCAAAACAACCTCGCCAGATCTTTTGTTATCACTCCCCATATCCCCGGCGAGATGCTCAACCGTGGCCATAAAAACATCCTCTAATTCTTGTTGCTCAGAGCTCTTCAATTCCCTTCCAACATCGTCAATTCGGGAAAAATAGTCTTTCTGTATCTTTATTTGATGTTGAACTGCAAAACCTGAAGGCAAACCAACTGATGCTGCCCATTTAAAGTCTACATATAAATCAAAATCGTCGTGCTCCTCCTTGAAATTTGTTATAGCCTTACACAGGTTAGACGAAATTTGAGGATTGCGCTCACTTTTAATTTTATCTATTAATTTATCTGATGTATCCGTTTGAATAGCAGACACCAGTTTATTTAATCCACGATACAAAGCAGGAACGTCTTAATCTCTATCTTTATTCCGCCAATAATGCCGGCGTTCTCAAACGTTCTAATTTTATATTGTTTTGTGTAGAGTTACGTTAAAACGCCTCTCCCAGGTTAATACTAAACCTGCTACCATACCTGCTGAAGCCATAATCCAAGGCAATATTCGTATTGGATTTCTTGTTGAATTTGAGACGCAGACCGCCGCCTGCTGCAGGATGGAAAGGGGTAAACTTATACCCATCCGGATGGGTGACCGTATTCATATTGGCAAACACCACAAACCCCAGCAGGCCATTCTTCGTAATATCCCTGCGGTATTCCGCTTCCAGGTCTATCAGCCCTTTCCCGCGGAACCGGTTCTGCTCCATCCCTCTGCCACTGCGAAAGGCAGGGTCCCAACCAATACTGGGTAAATCCAGGTAGGGCGTCTTACTGTTCAGTGACGTCCAGTAGAACCCCCAGAAGGCAAGCACGTTCTGTTCCCTGGCATTACCCAGGTGAATATATTTCCGGTAATCCAGGTACAGTGACTGCCAGGACGCGCTACTCCCAAGGAACTGAGGATTGACCCTGAAAACGGCGTTAAAGTAATGTCCTGACTGTGGATTGATAGAGTTCTGACGGGAATCTTTCAACAGGTTCAGGGAAACGCCGGAAGAAACCGTCTGCCGGCCGTCAGTACCATATTTGTAGCCTACAAATTTGGGTAACTGTACACTGTCATTGGAACGGATCCCGATATTGGAATGCCAGTCCAGGTGATAACCAACCCCTACCAGCCACTCTTTGGTAACTCTCCGGTAAAACGTCTCGTATATCCGCAGGTAATTGTTGCCCAGCAACTGCTTCTCCTCCTCCGGTACGCCATTCCCGACTCCCCAGGTATACTGCGGATTGATAATAAACCGGATATCTCCAGACATATTATAGTTATTATCCAGCATCCAGATGTTAGACCTTAACGCAAACGAAAAGCGCCCTTTGAAAGAAAAGGACGGGGAAAACGAAACGTTAGACAGGTTAGTCGTACGTCGTGGTCCCAGGTAAAAGGCGGCGTTCGTAGAGGTGATCAATGCCACGCCACCACCCGGTATATTGGAAGGGGCAGGCAACAACGAATAGTATATCCTGCGTTTTCCTTTTTTAGGCGGTTTGGCCTTGTATTTTACCACGCTCTTAAAAACGTCTATCACATCCTTGTGCGGCACAGTATCTTCGTCCGGCTCGTCATCCCACGGGCGGGGCTTATGCTGTGCAGCTACC
The DNA window shown above is from Chitinophaga agri and carries:
- a CDS encoding FecR family protein; protein product: MDNSKKNIDNDKLLRYLENGQPQDYTDLNDAEQALLRDYMFMKEQLDLKEWAKADIAEGWEALTQRLTQQDPDWTMPVRRKVRPMWKYAAAAAVLLLAGGGWYYFRAADQQPRQTAVQSTEKESPSAITLLTAEGEAIVLDTLRKLSGTAIASNEALIYEQGQQTATHISYNTLIVPRGYTYHLVLSDGTKVWLNADTRLRYPSVFPADSRAVTVEGEAYFEVAADAARPFTVQSDHASIKVLGTAFNINTYENNIAATLVQGKIVVHHKGDSTYLQPGDQLTSKAPYDNTRVRKVDTEIYTAWKDGELIFSETTLEDICHRLERTYNYKILLPEGEIRHRKIEANLPQYKEISTITELLEKMTDVHFNVNQKERTITGYAVNK
- a CDS encoding RNA polymerase sigma-70 factor produces the protein MHEQWTERERYEQLFRDHYQPLCLFAYSYLKDMEAAKDVVQDFFFRCWGKRDTLPTPDSFEKYAFRSIRNGVINYINSNTTRTKHTIASAAPETYDPQGEHAILHKDDQLKAGLLQAIQRLPEQRRRIFLLSNGDGYKYSEIAAMLEISVNTVKTQLRKAYETLREERERLEKLLISLTIIKIFYTTIFF
- a CDS encoding polynucleotide kinase-phosphatase, producing MKITVPELSLIVLVGATGSGKSTFARRWFGKGEVISSDSCREMVSNSENTMDASDDAFDLLFYIVGKRLKRGLLTVVDATNVRSEDRKKLVALAREYHTLPVAIVLNMPDKVCIERNEMRTDRNLPAHVVTSHISLLRRGLGRLKDEGFRKIFEMRNEEQVAAVTGIEREPLWNVRKAEHGPFDIIGDVHGCYTELCSLLTKLGHTVDAATHTVDVLPGRKLVFLGDLCDRGPDSPSVFKLVMRAVKSNQALCVPGNHDMKLLKYLRGNNVQLSHGLKATVEQLGGEDDSFISELKQFLDGLISHYVLDGGKLVVAHAGLKEEMQGRGSGAVREFCLYGETTGEIDEFGLPVRYNWAAGYKGKAQVVYGHTPVYEPQWFNNTIDIDTGCVFGGKLTALRYPEKQLVNVPSLATYVESARPLRIPGTGNNLQHDQDDVLDIEDLMGKQLIETRLLNLVTVREEYTTAALETMSRFSIHPKWLIYLPPTMSPSETSTLPDYLEHPAGAFSYYKKNDIRQVVCEEKHMGSRAVVIVAKDSTVIASRFGIDDGAVGTCYTRTGRAFFTDKTMEQAFLTMVQEALTTRNFWDEMETDWVCLDCELMPWNAKAQGLLQHQYAATGTAAVHAMHAAVATLRETENPGIAPLLQDYSARAEMCDQFRDAYRQYCWEVKSLTDYQLAPFHIIATEGKSYFDKDHVWHMDTIGRYCGGDGNPLFPTAWKLVDLDDEDSVTAAVRWWEALTEKGGEGMVVKSRSFIERGSKGLLQPAIKIRGREYLRIIYGPEYTVEGNLTRLKKRGLSGKRSLALKEFALGVQAVEHFVAKEPLRKVHQCVFGLLALESEPVDPRL
- a CDS encoding 3' terminal RNA ribose 2'-O-methyltransferase Hen1, which encodes MLLTITTRHTPATDLGYLLHKHPAKVQEIELAKGKAHIFYPVANEQECTCALLLDIDPVGLVRPNGGPAGNAFALEQYVNDRPYVASSIMSNAISKAYTSALNGKCKDKQELVDLPLPLEVKISVLRVSGGEVVLRKLFAPLGYTIAAEQHALDPNFPGWGKSNYFNVTLTNTITLQLLLSHLYILLPVLDNDKHYFINREEVDKLLVKGKGWLEIHPERELITKRYLRHKSTLLNDAMTMLMKDDLPEEILNGEIAREPELPKPTLHASRLQQVCEELLSTPVKSVVDLGCGEGKLLKLLLQYPQLTHITGMDVSSRSLEIAYSRLRYDQLPDNQKKRLKMILGSLVYRDRRIEGFDAAALVEVIEHLDPDRLRALEKCVFGYAAPGKLIVTTPNKEWNVTFTEDEGLLRHRDHRFEWTRAQFAQWCEKVSATYGYTYTIKPVGEEAEHVGAPTQMAVFVKSAVTEEN
- a CDS encoding helix-turn-helix transcriptional regulator, which gives rise to MQFRQIPPPAYLKDYIRYFWVMESHDTNVSAATFRTIADGSPGLIFQHPGQGVLFQNNKQLPGTILYGQATRHAELRISGSFNTIGIFFYPHALKTIFGLNANELTDSCLDLDLLSGAKDYHLSAQLTDLTSCGDRIDTICSFLLAQLTRHDQYADKAMYHALERIREANGNISVKILREELQLSERSFERKFKQHVGVTPKLFARIAQFQASMQLLRQRDYNKLSDIAFENDYADQSHFIRAFKEFAGTSPFQFRKQSEELIDNLSIITK
- a CDS encoding NADP-dependent oxidoreductase; the encoded protein is MKAIEIHSFGGPEVLQVEEVPIPDIRTDEVLVRVYATSVNPVDWKIREGHMGDRNLPFVPGWDLSGVVEETGIDVKDFKKGDEVYTRPDVKRDGTYAEYICVKASELARKPDSIDHVNAAAIPLAGLTAWQCLFTHGHLESGQKVLIHGASGGVGTFAVQFAKWKGAYVMATASEKNHAFLKELGADEVIDYHQPGYEDTISSVNLVIDTIGGETQQHSLRYIMPGGTLVTTLKPENHAVFEEKGIRLTGMMTTTDTDDLAAIAKLVDEGKVKPVIAAVLPLEEAEKAQRINEEGHVRGKIVLKVTPHH
- the pepE gene encoding dipeptidase PepE — translated: MKNVLLASTSTLHGESYLSYLLPVMKELFAGVTEVIFIPYARPGGISHDAYTEKAAGVFAAAGFTLRGLHTFTQPADAIRNGQAFFTGGGNTFLLVKQLHDLGLMDVLRTEVEKGKPYMGTSAGSNIGGVNMQTTNDMPIVYPPSFQTMGLIPFNLNPHYLDPIPDLPHMGETRETRIREFQVQQDLPVLGLREGSWIRIKDKRITLEGALSARIFEKDKEAYELEVGKEIVL
- a CDS encoding BamA/TamA family outer membrane protein yields the protein MNKLALIILLFLALPCWVAAQHKPRPWDDEPDEDTVPHKDVIDVFKSVVKYKAKPPKKGKRRIYYSLLPAPSNIPGGGVALITSTNAAFYLGPRRTTNLSNVSFSPSFSFKGRFSFALRSNIWMLDNNYNMSGDIRFIINPQYTWGVGNGVPEEEKQLLGNNYLRIYETFYRRVTKEWLVGVGYHLDWHSNIGIRSNDSVQLPKFVGYKYGTDGRQTVSSGVSLNLLKDSRQNSINPQSGHYFNAVFRVNPQFLGSSASWQSLYLDYRKYIHLGNAREQNVLAFWGFYWTSLNSKTPYLDLPSIGWDPAFRSGRGMEQNRFRGKGLIDLEAEYRRDITKNGLLGFVVFANMNTVTHPDGYKFTPFHPAAGGGLRLKFNKKSNTNIALDYGFSRYGSRFSINLGEAF